The following are encoded in a window of Rosa chinensis cultivar Old Blush chromosome 4, RchiOBHm-V2, whole genome shotgun sequence genomic DNA:
- the LOC112201036 gene encoding acylamino-acid-releasing enzyme isoform X1, with the protein MDGSKAVPLTEMPLGIDATTEDEYALQSRLLQEFTSISSFDKAWIKSDTRNGSQQAMFSISQPNLLANKRRKFILSSHISKGSSNSVKFEWAPIPVEMTGVSVIVPSPSGSKLLVVRNPEAEAPCQFEIWGPAQVEKEFHIPQSVHGSVYADEWFQGISWNSDETLIAYVAEEPSPPKPTFTYQGYKKVSTIDKDSANWKGQGEWEEEWGETYVGKRQPALFVININSGDTQAVKGIEKHLSVGQVVWAPPVRGSQQYLVFVGWSADTRKLGIKYCYNRPCALYAVKAPLYGSEADGQEIKFIVHRHDILGEFFNSSRDNSIKDSPVVNLTKSISSAYHPRFSPDGKLLLFLSSRSAVDSGAHSATDSLHRIDWPIDGVPCSSFIIFDVIPVVMCADDGCFPGLYCSSFLRNPWFSDGCTMVVSSFWGSCQVVLSVNVLSGEVLRISPTNSNFSWNVLSLDGDNIIAVSSSLVNVPRIKYGYLVDRQKKSTAWNWLDVPSPTNECSEKVESLLSSLQFSIMNIPVRDVSDSLTKGAGKPFEAIFVSSKTKRSDSFDPLIVFLHGGPHTVSLSSFSKSLAFLSTIGFNLLLVNYRGSLGFGEEALQSLPGNIGSQDVNDVLVAVDHVIDMGLASPSKIAILGGSHGGFLTTHLIGQAPEKFFVAATRNPACNLALMVGTTDIPDWCYVEAYGIEGKNRYTEAPSAEHLALFHSKSPISQISKAKTPTLFLLGAQDIRLPICSGLQYARALKEKGVAVKVIVFPNDNHPIDKPQSDFESFLNIGVWFKRYLF; encoded by the exons ATGGATGGATCTAAAGCTGTCCCATTGACAGAGATGCCTCTGGGAATTGATGCAACGACTGAGGATGAATATGCTTTGCAGTCTAGATTACTGCAAGAGTTCACCAGTATATCCAGCTTTGACAAGGCATGGATTAAATCTGACACTA GAAATGGCTCCCAGCAGGCAATGTTTTCAATTAGTCAACCAAACCTTTTGGCAAACAAGAGGAGGAAATTTATTCTATCCTCTCACATTTCAAAAGGAAGCAGCAACTCAGTAAAGTTCGAATGGGCCCCAATTCCTGTTGAGATGACAGGAGTCTCTGTGATTGTTCCATCACCGTCAGGTTCAAAGCTTCTTGTAGTTCGGAATCCTGAAGCCGAAGCTCCCTGTCAATTTGAAATTTGGGGTCCAGCTCAAGTGGAAAAAGAATTCCATATTCCCCAGTCTGTTCATGGCTCAGTATATGCTGATGAATG GTTTCAGGGAATTTCTTGGAACTCTGATGAAACTCTCATCGCTTATGTTGCTGAGGAGCCATCTCCTCCCAAGCCAACATTTACATATCAGGGCTACAAGAAAGTTAGTACCATTGATAAGGACTCTGCCAACTGGAAAGGACAAGGGGAATGGGAGGAGGAATGGGGGGAAACCTATGTTGGAAAAAGGCAGCCTGCactttttgtcatcaacattaACAG TGGAGACACACAAGCTGTTAAAGGAATTGAAAAGCATTTGAGTGTTGGCCAAGTTGTGTGGGCACCACCAGTTAGAGGATCACAACAGTATTTGGTTTTTGTTGGGTGGTCAGCAGATACCAGAAAGCTCGGAATTAAGTACTGTTATAACAGGCCCTGTGCTTTGTATGCGGTTAAGGCACCACTTTATGGATCAGAAGCTGATGGGCAAGAGATcaa ATTTATTGTCCACAGACATGATATACTTGGTGAATTCTTTAACAGTTCCAGAGATAATTCAATTAAAGATTCTCCTGTGGTAAATCTAACTAAAAGCATAAGTAGTGCCTACCATCCACGTTTCAG TCCAGATGGaaaattgcttttgtttttatctTCAAGAAGTGCTGTGGATTCTGGGGCACATTCTGCAACAGATTCTCTGCACAGAATTGATTGGCCAATAGATGGGGTGCCATGCTCATCTTTTATAATTTTTGATGTG ATTCCTGTTGTAATGTGTGCGGATGATGGTTGCTTCCCTGGCCTTTACTGTTCAAGTTTCCTTCGTAATCCATGGTTTTCTGATGGATGCACGATGGTCGTATCTTCCTTCTGGGGCAGCTGTCAAGTAGTACTTTCTGTCAATGTGTTGAG TGGAGAGGTACTACGCATCAGCCCTACTAATTCAAACTTTTCATGGAATGTTCTTTCATTGGATGGGGACAACATCATTGCTG TGTCTAGCAGTCTAGTAAATGTACCACGCATCAAGTATGGTTATCTTGTTGATAGACAGAAGAAAAGCACTGCATGGAATTGGTTAGATGTACCAAGCCCCACAAACGAATGCTCTGAGAAG GTGGAATCTTTGCTCTCATCTCTTCAGTTCAGTATAATGAACATTCCTGTCAGGGATGTTTCTGATAGCCTAACAAAAG GTGCTGGAAAACCTTTTGAGGCTATATTTGTGTCTTCCAAAACTAAAAGAAGTGATTCATTTGATCCATTAATTGTATTCCTTCATGGAGGCCCGCATACTGTTTCTTTGTCAAGCTTTTCAAAGTCCTTAgcatttctctctacaattGGGTTTAACTTGTTACTTGTAAATTATAG AGGTTCACTGGGATTTGGTGAGGAAGCACTTCAATCTCTTCCAGGGAATATTGGCTCCCAG GATGTGAATGATGTACTTGTGGCTGTTgatcatgtcattgacatgggGCTCGCTAGTCCATCCAAAATCGCCATTCTTGGTGGTTCTCATGGTGGCTTTTTAACAACTCACTTAATTGGTCAG GCACCGGAGAAGTTTTTTGTGGCAGCTACAAGGAATCCTGCATGTAACCTGGCATTGATGGTTGGTACAACTGACATCCCTGATTGGTGCTATGTGGAGGCCTATGGAATTGAGGGCAAAAATAGATATACAGAAGCACCTTCAGCTGAGCATCTGGCTCTCTTTCACAGCAAGTCTCCTATTTCACAAATTTCAAAG GCCAAAACACCCACCCTTTTTCTCTTGGGTGCTCAAGATATTCGCCTTCCAATTTGTAGCGGATTGCAA TATGCTCGGGCATTAAAGGAAAAGGGAGTTGCTGTGAAAGTCATTGTGTTCCCTAATGACAACCATCCAATTGACAA GCCGCAATCCGACTTTGAGAGCTTTCTAAATATCGGTGTGTGGTTCAAGAGGTATTTGTTCTAA
- the LOC112201036 gene encoding acylamino-acid-releasing enzyme isoform X3, producing the protein MDGSKAVPLTEMPLGIDATTEDEYALQSRLLQEFTSISSFDKAWIKSDTRNGSQQAMFSISQPNLLANKRRKFILSSHISKGSSNSVKFEWAPIPVEMTGVSVIVPSPSGSKLLVVRNPEAEAPCQFEIWGPAQVEKEFHIPQSVHGSVYADEWFQGISWNSDETLIAYVAEEPSPPKPTFTYQGYKKVSTIDKDSANWKGQGEWEEEWGETYVGKRQPALFVININSGDTQAVKGIEKHLSVGQVVWAPPVRGSQQYLVFVGWSADTRKLGIKYCYNRPCALYAVKAPLYGSEADGQEINSRDNSIKDSPVVNLTKSISSAYHPRFSPDGKLLLFLSSRSAVDSGAHSATDSLHRIDWPIDGVPCSSFIIFDVIPVVMCADDGCFPGLYCSSFLRNPWFSDGCTMVVSSFWGSCQVVLSVNVLSGEVLRISPTNSNFSWNVLSLDGDNIIAVSSSLVNVPRIKYGYLVDRQKKSTAWNWLDVPSPTNECSEKVESLLSSLQFSIMNIPVRDVSDSLTKGAGKPFEAIFVSSKTKRSDSFDPLIVFLHGGPHTVSLSSFSKSLAFLSTIGFNLLLVNYRGSLGFGEEALQSLPGNIGSQDVNDVLVAVDHVIDMGLASPSKIAILGGSHGGFLTTHLIGQAPEKFFVAATRNPACNLALMVGTTDIPDWCYVEAYGIEGKNRYTEAPSAEHLALFHSKSPISQISKAKTPTLFLLGAQDIRLPICSGLQYARALKEKGVAVKVIVFPNDNHPIDKPQSDFESFLNIGVWFKRYLF; encoded by the exons ATGGATGGATCTAAAGCTGTCCCATTGACAGAGATGCCTCTGGGAATTGATGCAACGACTGAGGATGAATATGCTTTGCAGTCTAGATTACTGCAAGAGTTCACCAGTATATCCAGCTTTGACAAGGCATGGATTAAATCTGACACTA GAAATGGCTCCCAGCAGGCAATGTTTTCAATTAGTCAACCAAACCTTTTGGCAAACAAGAGGAGGAAATTTATTCTATCCTCTCACATTTCAAAAGGAAGCAGCAACTCAGTAAAGTTCGAATGGGCCCCAATTCCTGTTGAGATGACAGGAGTCTCTGTGATTGTTCCATCACCGTCAGGTTCAAAGCTTCTTGTAGTTCGGAATCCTGAAGCCGAAGCTCCCTGTCAATTTGAAATTTGGGGTCCAGCTCAAGTGGAAAAAGAATTCCATATTCCCCAGTCTGTTCATGGCTCAGTATATGCTGATGAATG GTTTCAGGGAATTTCTTGGAACTCTGATGAAACTCTCATCGCTTATGTTGCTGAGGAGCCATCTCCTCCCAAGCCAACATTTACATATCAGGGCTACAAGAAAGTTAGTACCATTGATAAGGACTCTGCCAACTGGAAAGGACAAGGGGAATGGGAGGAGGAATGGGGGGAAACCTATGTTGGAAAAAGGCAGCCTGCactttttgtcatcaacattaACAG TGGAGACACACAAGCTGTTAAAGGAATTGAAAAGCATTTGAGTGTTGGCCAAGTTGTGTGGGCACCACCAGTTAGAGGATCACAACAGTATTTGGTTTTTGTTGGGTGGTCAGCAGATACCAGAAAGCTCGGAATTAAGTACTGTTATAACAGGCCCTGTGCTTTGTATGCGGTTAAGGCACCACTTTATGGATCAGAAGCTGATGGGCAAGAGATcaa TTCCAGAGATAATTCAATTAAAGATTCTCCTGTGGTAAATCTAACTAAAAGCATAAGTAGTGCCTACCATCCACGTTTCAG TCCAGATGGaaaattgcttttgtttttatctTCAAGAAGTGCTGTGGATTCTGGGGCACATTCTGCAACAGATTCTCTGCACAGAATTGATTGGCCAATAGATGGGGTGCCATGCTCATCTTTTATAATTTTTGATGTG ATTCCTGTTGTAATGTGTGCGGATGATGGTTGCTTCCCTGGCCTTTACTGTTCAAGTTTCCTTCGTAATCCATGGTTTTCTGATGGATGCACGATGGTCGTATCTTCCTTCTGGGGCAGCTGTCAAGTAGTACTTTCTGTCAATGTGTTGAG TGGAGAGGTACTACGCATCAGCCCTACTAATTCAAACTTTTCATGGAATGTTCTTTCATTGGATGGGGACAACATCATTGCTG TGTCTAGCAGTCTAGTAAATGTACCACGCATCAAGTATGGTTATCTTGTTGATAGACAGAAGAAAAGCACTGCATGGAATTGGTTAGATGTACCAAGCCCCACAAACGAATGCTCTGAGAAG GTGGAATCTTTGCTCTCATCTCTTCAGTTCAGTATAATGAACATTCCTGTCAGGGATGTTTCTGATAGCCTAACAAAAG GTGCTGGAAAACCTTTTGAGGCTATATTTGTGTCTTCCAAAACTAAAAGAAGTGATTCATTTGATCCATTAATTGTATTCCTTCATGGAGGCCCGCATACTGTTTCTTTGTCAAGCTTTTCAAAGTCCTTAgcatttctctctacaattGGGTTTAACTTGTTACTTGTAAATTATAG AGGTTCACTGGGATTTGGTGAGGAAGCACTTCAATCTCTTCCAGGGAATATTGGCTCCCAG GATGTGAATGATGTACTTGTGGCTGTTgatcatgtcattgacatgggGCTCGCTAGTCCATCCAAAATCGCCATTCTTGGTGGTTCTCATGGTGGCTTTTTAACAACTCACTTAATTGGTCAG GCACCGGAGAAGTTTTTTGTGGCAGCTACAAGGAATCCTGCATGTAACCTGGCATTGATGGTTGGTACAACTGACATCCCTGATTGGTGCTATGTGGAGGCCTATGGAATTGAGGGCAAAAATAGATATACAGAAGCACCTTCAGCTGAGCATCTGGCTCTCTTTCACAGCAAGTCTCCTATTTCACAAATTTCAAAG GCCAAAACACCCACCCTTTTTCTCTTGGGTGCTCAAGATATTCGCCTTCCAATTTGTAGCGGATTGCAA TATGCTCGGGCATTAAAGGAAAAGGGAGTTGCTGTGAAAGTCATTGTGTTCCCTAATGACAACCATCCAATTGACAA GCCGCAATCCGACTTTGAGAGCTTTCTAAATATCGGTGTGTGGTTCAAGAGGTATTTGTTCTAA
- the LOC112201037 gene encoding G-type lectin S-receptor-like serine/threonine-protein kinase At1g61500 — translation MFSESGMDWYPNFESWENPCDNYGACGPFGVCKPSESPICKCVKGFMPKSNEEWSKGNWTGGCVRRTNLSCETYTNESVLSKGTDGFLKLERLKVPDFHEFMSSLAHDRFEDCKIQCLSNCSCRAYAYVENIGCLVWFKDLIDMQHFPSSGEDLYVRLAHSELGEGKAIKLIASLTAIGFMSILVAIVFSLHWWRAKQKRHVELTARRLGSTSMIKIHRDGLREYIGKHDPSELKIYDFDSILIATDSFSITNKLGQGGFGPVYKGMLPEGKEIAVKRLSTSSGQGVEEFKNEMLLISNLQHKNLVRMMGCCVKEDEKLLIYEFMPNKSLDTFLYDLMKRAVLNWATRFNIIQGVARGLLYLHHDSYVKVIHRDLKVSNILLDEKMNPKISDFGLARMVEETQSLENTQKVVGTRGYISPEYAMGGIFSEKSDVYSFGVLVLEVINGKKNTNFYLYDQQLGFLAYAWNLWNEGQCCG, via the exons ATGTTTTCAGAAAGTGGCATGGACTGGTATCCTAACTTTGAGTCATGGGAAAACCCATGTGACAATTATGGTGCCTGTGGACCTTTTGGGGTTTGCAAACCTTCTGAATCTCCAATCTGCAAGTGTGTGAAAGGGTTTATGCCCAAGTCAAATGAAGAATGGAGCAAAGGAAACTGGACCGGAGGTTGTGTCAGACGAACAAATTTGTCTTGTGAGACATACACAAATGAATCAGTCTTATCAAAAGGAACAGACGGGTTTTTGAAGTTGGAAAGATTGAAAGTACCTGATTTTCATGAATTTATGAGTTCTTTGGCTCACGACAGGTTTGAGGACTGCAAGATACAGTGCCTGAGTAATTGTTCTTGCCGGGCTTATGCATATGTTGAAAACATAGGGTGTTTGGTGTGGTTCAAAGACCTTATTGATATGCAGCATTTTCCATCTTCTGGAGAAGATCTTTATGTCCGCCTAGCACACTCAGAACTAG gtgaAGGAAAGGCGATAAAGTTAATTGCTAGCCTTACAGCTATTGGATTTATGAGTATCTTGGTTGCTATAGTCTTCAGTTTGCACTGGTGGCGTGCTAAGCAAAAGC GACACGTCGAATTAACAGCACGACGCTTGGGATCAACTAGTATGATTAAGATTCATAGAGACGGTCTTCGAGAATATATAGGGAAGCATGATCCCTCAGAGCTAAAGATATATGATTTTGATAGCATACTAATCGCCACAGACAGCTTCAGCATCACAAACAAACTTGGGCAAGGAGGCTTTGGCCCAGTTTATAAG GGGATGCTACCAGAAGGGAAGGAAATAGCAGTAAAAAGACTTTCTACTAGCTCAGGACAAGGTgttgaagagttcaagaatgagATGCTGTTGATCTCTAATCTTCAACACAAAAACCTGGTTAGGATGATGGGCTGCTGTGTAAAAGAGGATGAGAAGTTACTGATTTACGAGTTCATGCCAAACAAAAGCTTGGATACTTTTCTATATG ATCTGATGAAGAGAGCAGTGCTTAATTGGGCTACACGCTTTAATATTATTCAAGGTGTTGCTAGAGGGCTTCTTTATCTCCATCATGATTCCTATGTGAAGGTGATACATAGAGATTTAAAAGTCAGTAACATTCTcttggatgagaaaatgaatCCAAAAATCTCAGATTTTGGATTGGCACGCATGGTTGAAGAAACACAGAGTCTAGAAAATACTCAGAAGGTTGTTGGAACACG TGGCTATATATCTCCAGAGTATGCCATGGGTGggatattttctgaaaaatctgaTGTCTACAGCTTCGGGGTCCTGGTATTGGAGGTTATTAACGGCAAGAAGAATACCAACTTCTATTTATATGACCAACAGTTAGGCTTCCTTGCTTAT GCATGGAACTTGTGGAATGAAG GACAATGCTGCGGATAG
- the LOC112201036 gene encoding acylamino-acid-releasing enzyme isoform X4, which yields MFSISQPNLLANKRRKFILSSHISKGSSNSVKFEWAPIPVEMTGVSVIVPSPSGSKLLVVRNPEAEAPCQFEIWGPAQVEKEFHIPQSVHGSVYADEWFQGISWNSDETLIAYVAEEPSPPKPTFTYQGYKKVSTIDKDSANWKGQGEWEEEWGETYVGKRQPALFVININSGDTQAVKGIEKHLSVGQVVWAPPVRGSQQYLVFVGWSADTRKLGIKYCYNRPCALYAVKAPLYGSEADGQEIKFIVHRHDILGEFFNSSRDNSIKDSPVVNLTKSISSAYHPRFSPDGKLLLFLSSRSAVDSGAHSATDSLHRIDWPIDGVPCSSFIIFDVIPVVMCADDGCFPGLYCSSFLRNPWFSDGCTMVVSSFWGSCQVVLSVNVLSGEVLRISPTNSNFSWNVLSLDGDNIIAVSSSLVNVPRIKYGYLVDRQKKSTAWNWLDVPSPTNECSEKVESLLSSLQFSIMNIPVRDVSDSLTKGAGKPFEAIFVSSKTKRSDSFDPLIVFLHGGPHTVSLSSFSKSLAFLSTIGFNLLLVNYRGSLGFGEEALQSLPGNIGSQDVNDVLVAVDHVIDMGLASPSKIAILGGSHGGFLTTHLIGQAPEKFFVAATRNPACNLALMVGTTDIPDWCYVEAYGIEGKNRYTEAPSAEHLALFHSKSPISQISKAKTPTLFLLGAQDIRLPICSGLQYARALKEKGVAVKVIVFPNDNHPIDKPQSDFESFLNIGVWFKRYLF from the exons ATGTTTTCAATTAGTCAACCAAACCTTTTGGCAAACAAGAGGAGGAAATTTATTCTATCCTCTCACATTTCAAAAGGAAGCAGCAACTCAGTAAAGTTCGAATGGGCCCCAATTCCTGTTGAGATGACAGGAGTCTCTGTGATTGTTCCATCACCGTCAGGTTCAAAGCTTCTTGTAGTTCGGAATCCTGAAGCCGAAGCTCCCTGTCAATTTGAAATTTGGGGTCCAGCTCAAGTGGAAAAAGAATTCCATATTCCCCAGTCTGTTCATGGCTCAGTATATGCTGATGAATG GTTTCAGGGAATTTCTTGGAACTCTGATGAAACTCTCATCGCTTATGTTGCTGAGGAGCCATCTCCTCCCAAGCCAACATTTACATATCAGGGCTACAAGAAAGTTAGTACCATTGATAAGGACTCTGCCAACTGGAAAGGACAAGGGGAATGGGAGGAGGAATGGGGGGAAACCTATGTTGGAAAAAGGCAGCCTGCactttttgtcatcaacattaACAG TGGAGACACACAAGCTGTTAAAGGAATTGAAAAGCATTTGAGTGTTGGCCAAGTTGTGTGGGCACCACCAGTTAGAGGATCACAACAGTATTTGGTTTTTGTTGGGTGGTCAGCAGATACCAGAAAGCTCGGAATTAAGTACTGTTATAACAGGCCCTGTGCTTTGTATGCGGTTAAGGCACCACTTTATGGATCAGAAGCTGATGGGCAAGAGATcaa ATTTATTGTCCACAGACATGATATACTTGGTGAATTCTTTAACAGTTCCAGAGATAATTCAATTAAAGATTCTCCTGTGGTAAATCTAACTAAAAGCATAAGTAGTGCCTACCATCCACGTTTCAG TCCAGATGGaaaattgcttttgtttttatctTCAAGAAGTGCTGTGGATTCTGGGGCACATTCTGCAACAGATTCTCTGCACAGAATTGATTGGCCAATAGATGGGGTGCCATGCTCATCTTTTATAATTTTTGATGTG ATTCCTGTTGTAATGTGTGCGGATGATGGTTGCTTCCCTGGCCTTTACTGTTCAAGTTTCCTTCGTAATCCATGGTTTTCTGATGGATGCACGATGGTCGTATCTTCCTTCTGGGGCAGCTGTCAAGTAGTACTTTCTGTCAATGTGTTGAG TGGAGAGGTACTACGCATCAGCCCTACTAATTCAAACTTTTCATGGAATGTTCTTTCATTGGATGGGGACAACATCATTGCTG TGTCTAGCAGTCTAGTAAATGTACCACGCATCAAGTATGGTTATCTTGTTGATAGACAGAAGAAAAGCACTGCATGGAATTGGTTAGATGTACCAAGCCCCACAAACGAATGCTCTGAGAAG GTGGAATCTTTGCTCTCATCTCTTCAGTTCAGTATAATGAACATTCCTGTCAGGGATGTTTCTGATAGCCTAACAAAAG GTGCTGGAAAACCTTTTGAGGCTATATTTGTGTCTTCCAAAACTAAAAGAAGTGATTCATTTGATCCATTAATTGTATTCCTTCATGGAGGCCCGCATACTGTTTCTTTGTCAAGCTTTTCAAAGTCCTTAgcatttctctctacaattGGGTTTAACTTGTTACTTGTAAATTATAG AGGTTCACTGGGATTTGGTGAGGAAGCACTTCAATCTCTTCCAGGGAATATTGGCTCCCAG GATGTGAATGATGTACTTGTGGCTGTTgatcatgtcattgacatgggGCTCGCTAGTCCATCCAAAATCGCCATTCTTGGTGGTTCTCATGGTGGCTTTTTAACAACTCACTTAATTGGTCAG GCACCGGAGAAGTTTTTTGTGGCAGCTACAAGGAATCCTGCATGTAACCTGGCATTGATGGTTGGTACAACTGACATCCCTGATTGGTGCTATGTGGAGGCCTATGGAATTGAGGGCAAAAATAGATATACAGAAGCACCTTCAGCTGAGCATCTGGCTCTCTTTCACAGCAAGTCTCCTATTTCACAAATTTCAAAG GCCAAAACACCCACCCTTTTTCTCTTGGGTGCTCAAGATATTCGCCTTCCAATTTGTAGCGGATTGCAA TATGCTCGGGCATTAAAGGAAAAGGGAGTTGCTGTGAAAGTCATTGTGTTCCCTAATGACAACCATCCAATTGACAA GCCGCAATCCGACTTTGAGAGCTTTCTAAATATCGGTGTGTGGTTCAAGAGGTATTTGTTCTAA
- the LOC112201036 gene encoding acylamino-acid-releasing enzyme isoform X2 gives MDGSKAVPLTEMPLGIDATTEDEYALQSRLLQEFTSISSFDKAWIKSDTRNGSQQAMFSISQPNLLANKRRKFILSSHISKGSSNSVKFEWAPIPVEMTGVSVIVPSPSGSKLLVVRNPEAEAPCQFEIWGPAQVEKEFHIPQSVHGSVYADEWFQGISWNSDETLIAYVAEEPSPPKPTFTYQGYKKVSTIDKDSANWKGQGEWEEEWGETYVGKRQPALFVININSGDTQAVKGIEKHLSVGQVVWAPPVRGSQQYLVFVGWSADTRKLGIKYCYNRPCALYAVKAPLYGSEADGQEIKHDILGEFFNSSRDNSIKDSPVVNLTKSISSAYHPRFSPDGKLLLFLSSRSAVDSGAHSATDSLHRIDWPIDGVPCSSFIIFDVIPVVMCADDGCFPGLYCSSFLRNPWFSDGCTMVVSSFWGSCQVVLSVNVLSGEVLRISPTNSNFSWNVLSLDGDNIIAVSSSLVNVPRIKYGYLVDRQKKSTAWNWLDVPSPTNECSEKVESLLSSLQFSIMNIPVRDVSDSLTKGAGKPFEAIFVSSKTKRSDSFDPLIVFLHGGPHTVSLSSFSKSLAFLSTIGFNLLLVNYRGSLGFGEEALQSLPGNIGSQDVNDVLVAVDHVIDMGLASPSKIAILGGSHGGFLTTHLIGQAPEKFFVAATRNPACNLALMVGTTDIPDWCYVEAYGIEGKNRYTEAPSAEHLALFHSKSPISQISKAKTPTLFLLGAQDIRLPICSGLQYARALKEKGVAVKVIVFPNDNHPIDKPQSDFESFLNIGVWFKRYLF, from the exons ATGGATGGATCTAAAGCTGTCCCATTGACAGAGATGCCTCTGGGAATTGATGCAACGACTGAGGATGAATATGCTTTGCAGTCTAGATTACTGCAAGAGTTCACCAGTATATCCAGCTTTGACAAGGCATGGATTAAATCTGACACTA GAAATGGCTCCCAGCAGGCAATGTTTTCAATTAGTCAACCAAACCTTTTGGCAAACAAGAGGAGGAAATTTATTCTATCCTCTCACATTTCAAAAGGAAGCAGCAACTCAGTAAAGTTCGAATGGGCCCCAATTCCTGTTGAGATGACAGGAGTCTCTGTGATTGTTCCATCACCGTCAGGTTCAAAGCTTCTTGTAGTTCGGAATCCTGAAGCCGAAGCTCCCTGTCAATTTGAAATTTGGGGTCCAGCTCAAGTGGAAAAAGAATTCCATATTCCCCAGTCTGTTCATGGCTCAGTATATGCTGATGAATG GTTTCAGGGAATTTCTTGGAACTCTGATGAAACTCTCATCGCTTATGTTGCTGAGGAGCCATCTCCTCCCAAGCCAACATTTACATATCAGGGCTACAAGAAAGTTAGTACCATTGATAAGGACTCTGCCAACTGGAAAGGACAAGGGGAATGGGAGGAGGAATGGGGGGAAACCTATGTTGGAAAAAGGCAGCCTGCactttttgtcatcaacattaACAG TGGAGACACACAAGCTGTTAAAGGAATTGAAAAGCATTTGAGTGTTGGCCAAGTTGTGTGGGCACCACCAGTTAGAGGATCACAACAGTATTTGGTTTTTGTTGGGTGGTCAGCAGATACCAGAAAGCTCGGAATTAAGTACTGTTATAACAGGCCCTGTGCTTTGTATGCGGTTAAGGCACCACTTTATGGATCAGAAGCTGATGGGCAAGAGATcaa ACATGATATACTTGGTGAATTCTTTAACAGTTCCAGAGATAATTCAATTAAAGATTCTCCTGTGGTAAATCTAACTAAAAGCATAAGTAGTGCCTACCATCCACGTTTCAG TCCAGATGGaaaattgcttttgtttttatctTCAAGAAGTGCTGTGGATTCTGGGGCACATTCTGCAACAGATTCTCTGCACAGAATTGATTGGCCAATAGATGGGGTGCCATGCTCATCTTTTATAATTTTTGATGTG ATTCCTGTTGTAATGTGTGCGGATGATGGTTGCTTCCCTGGCCTTTACTGTTCAAGTTTCCTTCGTAATCCATGGTTTTCTGATGGATGCACGATGGTCGTATCTTCCTTCTGGGGCAGCTGTCAAGTAGTACTTTCTGTCAATGTGTTGAG TGGAGAGGTACTACGCATCAGCCCTACTAATTCAAACTTTTCATGGAATGTTCTTTCATTGGATGGGGACAACATCATTGCTG TGTCTAGCAGTCTAGTAAATGTACCACGCATCAAGTATGGTTATCTTGTTGATAGACAGAAGAAAAGCACTGCATGGAATTGGTTAGATGTACCAAGCCCCACAAACGAATGCTCTGAGAAG GTGGAATCTTTGCTCTCATCTCTTCAGTTCAGTATAATGAACATTCCTGTCAGGGATGTTTCTGATAGCCTAACAAAAG GTGCTGGAAAACCTTTTGAGGCTATATTTGTGTCTTCCAAAACTAAAAGAAGTGATTCATTTGATCCATTAATTGTATTCCTTCATGGAGGCCCGCATACTGTTTCTTTGTCAAGCTTTTCAAAGTCCTTAgcatttctctctacaattGGGTTTAACTTGTTACTTGTAAATTATAG AGGTTCACTGGGATTTGGTGAGGAAGCACTTCAATCTCTTCCAGGGAATATTGGCTCCCAG GATGTGAATGATGTACTTGTGGCTGTTgatcatgtcattgacatgggGCTCGCTAGTCCATCCAAAATCGCCATTCTTGGTGGTTCTCATGGTGGCTTTTTAACAACTCACTTAATTGGTCAG GCACCGGAGAAGTTTTTTGTGGCAGCTACAAGGAATCCTGCATGTAACCTGGCATTGATGGTTGGTACAACTGACATCCCTGATTGGTGCTATGTGGAGGCCTATGGAATTGAGGGCAAAAATAGATATACAGAAGCACCTTCAGCTGAGCATCTGGCTCTCTTTCACAGCAAGTCTCCTATTTCACAAATTTCAAAG GCCAAAACACCCACCCTTTTTCTCTTGGGTGCTCAAGATATTCGCCTTCCAATTTGTAGCGGATTGCAA TATGCTCGGGCATTAAAGGAAAAGGGAGTTGCTGTGAAAGTCATTGTGTTCCCTAATGACAACCATCCAATTGACAA GCCGCAATCCGACTTTGAGAGCTTTCTAAATATCGGTGTGTGGTTCAAGAGGTATTTGTTCTAA